The genome window TTCTCTGAAACCCCGCTCGATATGGAGATCCTGGAAAATCTCCGCGATCGACCGCCATTTCATGAACAGCGTCGTGAAGGTCGCCGTGACCATGAGCGCGGTCGCGGGCCACATCACCCAGAAGACGACAATCGGAAAATACTTCTGGGCGTGCATGTTTTGCATGAGCCCGCAATGCTGCGAGATGAACAGGGCCTGATCGGGCGCGGGTTTGACGAGCGCGACGAGGGCCTGGCATCTGTCCCAATATTCGGGCGCGATCTGGCCCCGGACGATGTCGTCCCCGATCCCCGACCCGATGACCCACGGGCCGATGATGTATCCCGTCACGAGAGTGCCGAGCAGCATCGAGAGGCCGACATTAATCCCGACAAGCAGGCCGCTGCCGACGTTGAGGAAACTCCATTCGAAGCCCATGCGATAGGGCTTCGCAAGGTAAAGCGTCGGCAGCCAGCCGAGCCCTTCGCGCAACAAGACCACGCCTGCGGAAGCCACCGCCGTCAGCCCGAGTGCGCGCATCTTGTGCCGCGCTTCGCTCGGATGCGAGTCGAGAACCTCAATGGTTTCCGCCGCCGCCACGCCGCTCGCAAAGACCATTCTCGGGTCGTCGAGAATGTGCCTGCGGAAAATCACGGTGAAGACGACGCCGATCATGCCCGAGCAGGTGAGCCACAGGAACATCGGCCACGGGGCGATCTTGAGATGCATCTCGACGGTGTCGTTCAGGTCGAGATAGCCGAATGCAGCCGCGACAACGCACATGAACGCGGTCGAAGCCGCGCTCGTCCCGGCGGTCTGGATGACGTTGTTGAGGAAGCGGTTCTGTCCCCGCGTGCTGTACGCCGTGACGTTGAGGAACATCGCGCCGAGAAAGGCGGAAACGACGCTCGCGTTCGGACCGAAGCCAAGCTTGAGGACGATATAGGGATAGGCGCCCGCGACGAGCGACGAGATCAGGGCGGCGCCGATGACGGACTGCCATGTAATTGCGCGAAGCGGTGATCTGTCGGGCCGCGTAATCCGCTCGGGTATGCCAGAG of Rhodomicrobium vannielii ATCC 17100 contains these proteins:
- a CDS encoding OPT family oligopeptide transporter, yielding MDHSLDPSGIPERITRPDRSPLRAITWQSVIGAALISSLVAGAYPYIVLKLGFGPNASVVSAFLGAMFLNVTAYSTRGQNRFLNNVIQTAGTSAASTAFMCVVAAAFGYLDLNDTVEMHLKIAPWPMFLWLTCSGMIGVVFTVIFRRHILDDPRMVFASGVAAAETIEVLDSHPSEARHKMRALGLTAVASAGVVLLREGLGWLPTLYLAKPYRMGFEWSFLNVGSGLLVGINVGLSMLLGTLVTGYIIGPWVIGSGIGDDIVRGQIAPEYWDRCQALVALVKPAPDQALFISQHCGLMQNMHAQKYFPIVVFWVMWPATALMVTATFTTLFMKWRSIAEIFQDLHIERGFREKDIPLRAVAVSAVCLTILLAVIQHAFFQMSYLQTFVAVLASLPLMLIGMRVQGETNIGPVSAMANALQALFAVFWPTHISSNLIAAGIAGNITSQSEGMIQDYRTGRIIGSSPQILTYVQIATVPIGAAAVAIMYPILIEKYGLGGDGLVAPTGLKIANMAVLLSKGIEALPEYALLATIIAGIAGIVVSVIRELSDRAWVGWIPSVTGFGFALILPGELNIPIALGGVAGFVWRRFHRQTYDRYAITVASGMIAGEALLGGLLIPLLAAVGVHIR